The following are from one region of the Thermanaerothrix sp. genome:
- a CDS encoding sodium-dependent transporter, with protein MSDGREQWSSRLGFIMAAAGSAVGLGNIWRFPYLAGINGGGIFLLLYLLMVAVIGMPVMLAEMAIGRGGGLNAVGSFRKLKGGLWPMVGWAGVVAGFVILSFYGVVAGWTVAYMVKSFGSLMPQALAGNAEGLFKSFTMDWRQQVAYQGAFMLATIWIVYKGIGNGIERYCKVMMPMLFVILSVLMVRSLTLEGAMKGVEFYLKPDFSKMSSKTVLDALGQAFFSLSVGMGCMITYGSYLGNRESLPYSVTVVTVMDVAVAILVGFVIFPAVFAFGMEPTSGPGLIFITLPAVFARMPMGSAFSFLFFLLLFFAAITSSVSLLEVCVAYFKDEFRWDRAKASWILGFATFLLGIPSALSLGGHFPKVFGMDFMGAMDFLASNVLLPLGGIFISIFAGWSWFEGARDEVRRGGRLPKPLEAFWVFSCRVLAPIAVTWVFIGSIR; from the coding sequence GTGTCTGACGGAAGGGAGCAGTGGAGCAGCCGGCTTGGTTTCATAATGGCCGCCGCGGGGTCCGCGGTGGGCCTTGGCAACATATGGCGTTTCCCGTACCTGGCGGGCATAAACGGAGGCGGCATATTCCTGCTGCTGTACCTGTTGATGGTGGCGGTAATAGGCATGCCGGTGATGTTGGCGGAGATGGCCATTGGCCGCGGAGGAGGCCTCAACGCCGTGGGCTCCTTCAGAAAGCTCAAGGGCGGCCTTTGGCCCATGGTTGGGTGGGCCGGCGTGGTGGCGGGGTTTGTCATCCTGTCCTTCTACGGGGTCGTGGCGGGCTGGACCGTGGCGTACATGGTGAAGTCCTTCGGCTCCCTCATGCCCCAGGCCCTGGCGGGCAACGCCGAGGGGCTGTTCAAGTCCTTCACCATGGACTGGCGCCAGCAGGTGGCCTACCAGGGGGCGTTCATGTTGGCCACCATCTGGATAGTCTACAAGGGCATAGGCAACGGCATCGAGCGCTACTGCAAGGTCATGATGCCCATGCTCTTCGTCATCCTCTCGGTGCTCATGGTGCGCTCCCTCACCCTGGAGGGCGCCATGAAGGGGGTTGAGTTCTACCTTAAGCCCGACTTCTCCAAGATGAGCTCCAAGACGGTGCTGGACGCCCTGGGCCAGGCCTTCTTCTCCCTGTCCGTGGGGATGGGCTGCATGATAACCTACGGCAGCTACCTCGGCAACCGGGAGTCCCTGCCCTACTCGGTCACGGTGGTCACGGTTATGGACGTGGCGGTGGCCATACTGGTGGGGTTCGTTATCTTCCCCGCGGTCTTCGCCTTCGGCATGGAGCCCACCTCCGGCCCGGGACTCATATTCATAACCCTGCCGGCGGTGTTCGCCCGGATGCCCATGGGGTCCGCCTTCTCCTTCCTCTTCTTCCTGCTGCTGTTCTTCGCCGCCATAACCTCCTCGGTGTCGCTCCTTGAGGTCTGCGTGGCCTACTTCAAGGACGAGTTCCGCTGGGATAGGGCCAAGGCCTCTTGGATCCTTGGCTTCGCCACCTTCCTCTTGGGCATCCCATCCGCCCTCTCCTTGGGAGGCCATTTCCCCAAGGTCTTCGGCATGGACTTCATGGGGGCCATGGACTTCTTAGCCAGCAACGTCCTGCTGCCCTTAGGGGGCATCTTCATCTCCATCTTCGCCGGCTGGAGCTGGTTTGAGGGGGCCAGAGACGAGGTCCGCCGGGGCGGCAGGCTTCCAAAACCGCTTGAGGCCTTCTGGGTCTTCTCCTGCCGGGTGTTGGCCCCCATCGCGGTGACCTGGGTCTTCATCGGCAGCA
- a CDS encoding TIGR00282 family metallophosphoesterase, producing MIGGAMRVLFVGDVMGKPGRRALGRALPELRRSMGPFDFVVANGENAAAGFGITASVAQELFNAGVDVITGGNHSFDKREAQELMEEDPRILRPANYPPGVPGRGSGVFTKGAMRLGVVNLQGRAMQHPIDCPFRRALEEIEALGERCVLVDFHAETTSEKRALGLFLDGRVSAVIGTHTHVQTADEDLLPRGTAYITDAGMTGGAGGIIGMTYQSVIPRFLLGTPSKFEVCGEDIRFCGVVVDICPETGLALRVKRVMMRLSEPMEGQD from the coding sequence ATGATCGGTGGCGCCATGCGGGTCCTCTTCGTGGGGGACGTGATGGGCAAGCCGGGCCGCAGGGCCCTCGGGCGGGCCCTTCCGGAGCTCAGGCGCTCCATGGGACCCTTCGATTTCGTGGTGGCCAACGGCGAGAACGCCGCCGCGGGGTTCGGCATAACCGCCTCCGTGGCGCAGGAGCTCTTCAACGCCGGGGTGGACGTCATAACCGGCGGCAACCACAGCTTCGACAAGAGGGAAGCCCAGGAGCTCATGGAGGAGGACCCCCGTATACTGCGTCCTGCCAACTATCCGCCGGGGGTGCCCGGACGGGGCAGCGGGGTCTTTACAAAGGGAGCTATGAGGCTGGGAGTGGTTAACCTGCAGGGGAGGGCCATGCAGCATCCCATAGATTGCCCCTTCCGCAGGGCCCTCGAGGAGATAGAGGCGTTGGGGGAGCGGTGTGTGCTGGTGGACTTCCATGCCGAGACCACCAGCGAGAAGCGGGCCCTGGGGCTCTTCCTTGACGGCCGGGTTTCCGCTGTGATAGGCACCCACACCCACGTGCAGACCGCCGACGAGGACCTCTTGCCCAGGGGAACCGCCTACATAACCGACGCGGGCATGACCGGCGGCGCGGGGGGCATAATAGGCATGACCTATCAATCGGTGATCCCAAGGTTCCTCCTGGGAACGCCCAGCAAGTTCGAGGTGTGCGGCGAAGACATTCGCTTCTGCGGGGTGGTGGTGGACATATGCCCGGAGACCGGGCTTGCCCTCCGGGTGAAGCGGGTCATGATGAGGCTTTCTGAACCTATGGAAGGACAGGATTGA
- the rny gene encoding ribonuclease Y yields the protein MSFLMMAAGAAIGAVVVFVLIRQLDAKRNKEALSEAERVLKEAAASAERSKREMLTEAKEEILRLRQEVERETKERRSELQRAERRLEQKEESLDRRLEALSRREEELKARQRELEERMESLSERESQISAKLEEVAGLSREEAREILLRKVEQEAAHVIGLRLKELEEKARREADRKAREIIATAIQRCSADHTSEVAVSVVPLPSDEMKGRIIGREGRNIRTFETLSGVDLIVDDTPEAVTISCFDPVRREVARLALERLVADGRIHPARIEEIIEKSQRDVEEEILEAGEGALLETGIKSMHPELVKILGQLKFRFSYGQNALQHSLEVAYLAGIMASELGLDESLARRAGLLHDIGKAVDHQVEGPHAKIGSDLAKRYGELPEVVNAVASHHEDEEPQSIYAILVAAADAVSAARPGARRESLDAYVKRLEKLESIAKEFSGVSKAFAIQAGREVRVAVLPQVTDDGAMQKLAYDIARKIEQEMKYPGQIKVTLIRETRAVEYAK from the coding sequence ATGTCGTTTTTGATGATGGCGGCCGGCGCCGCCATAGGCGCCGTGGTGGTCTTCGTCCTCATCCGCCAGCTGGACGCCAAGAGGAACAAGGAGGCCCTGAGCGAGGCGGAGAGGGTTCTCAAGGAGGCCGCCGCCTCGGCGGAGCGCTCGAAGCGGGAGATGCTGACCGAGGCCAAGGAGGAGATCCTGCGTTTGAGGCAGGAGGTGGAGCGGGAGACCAAGGAGCGCCGCAGCGAGCTTCAGAGGGCGGAGCGCCGGCTTGAGCAGAAGGAGGAGAGCCTGGACCGGAGGCTTGAGGCCCTCTCAAGGCGGGAGGAGGAGCTTAAGGCCAGGCAGCGGGAGTTGGAGGAGCGCATGGAGTCCCTCTCGGAGCGGGAGAGCCAGATATCCGCCAAGCTGGAAGAGGTGGCGGGGTTGAGCCGGGAGGAAGCGAGGGAGATACTGCTCCGCAAGGTGGAACAGGAGGCGGCCCATGTGATAGGGCTGCGCCTCAAGGAGCTGGAGGAGAAGGCCCGCCGGGAGGCGGACCGGAAGGCAAGGGAGATAATAGCCACCGCCATACAGCGGTGCAGCGCGGATCACACGTCGGAGGTGGCGGTAAGCGTGGTGCCCCTTCCGTCCGACGAGATGAAGGGCAGGATTATAGGCCGGGAGGGTCGCAACATACGGACCTTTGAGACCCTTTCGGGTGTGGACCTCATAGTGGACGATACCCCCGAGGCGGTGACCATAAGCTGCTTCGACCCGGTTCGCCGGGAGGTGGCCAGGCTGGCCCTGGAGCGGCTGGTGGCGGATGGTCGCATACATCCCGCCCGAATAGAGGAGATCATCGAGAAGTCCCAAAGGGACGTGGAGGAGGAGATATTGGAGGCCGGCGAGGGAGCCCTTTTGGAGACCGGCATCAAGTCCATGCACCCCGAGCTGGTTAAGATCCTGGGGCAGCTTAAGTTCCGGTTCAGCTACGGCCAGAACGCCCTTCAGCACAGCCTCGAGGTGGCTTATCTGGCGGGCATAATGGCGTCGGAGCTTGGGCTTGACGAGTCATTGGCCCGCAGGGCGGGGCTGCTCCACGACATAGGCAAGGCGGTGGACCACCAGGTGGAGGGCCCCCACGCCAAGATCGGTTCGGACCTGGCGAAGCGCTACGGGGAGCTCCCCGAGGTGGTGAACGCCGTGGCGTCCCACCACGAGGACGAGGAGCCCCAGTCCATATACGCCATACTGGTGGCCGCGGCGGACGCCGTGAGCGCCGCAAGGCCCGGGGCTAGGAGGGAGAGCCTGGACGCCTACGTGAAGCGCCTGGAGAAGCTGGAGTCCATCGCCAAGGAGTTCTCCGGGGTGAGCAAGGCCTTCGCCATCCAGGCGGGCCGGGAGGTGCGGGTGGCGGTGCTGCCCCAGGTTACCGACGACGGGGCCATGCAGAAGCTGGCCTATGACATCGCCCGCAAGATCGAGCAGGAGATGAAGTACCCGGGGCAGATAAAGGTGACCCTCATAAGGGAGACCAGGGCGGTGGAGTACGCCAAATGA
- the pfkA gene encoding 6-phosphofructokinase: MEKRGDDGLKRIAVLTSGGDSPGMNAAIRAVTRTAIYKGLDVIGFRRGYEGLLDGDGIPLTKSSVGGIILRGGTILRTARSERFRRPEGVNEAYARLREYDIDALVVIGGDGSFKGAWRLHEMGFPVAGIPGTIDNDIAGTDYTIGFDTACNTALEAVQKLRDTASSHDRLFIVEVMGRSSGFLALEVGVASGAEYVLVPEVPFKIEDLCEKLRYARQRGKTHSMIILAEGVMSAGELAEQLKDTGGYEARITVLGHIQRGGAPSSFDAVLASRMGAAAVNSLLEGHKGFMVGYVDGRIVTPPMSTSWEEKKPLNREMMELVDCLSI; this comes from the coding sequence ATGGAGAAGAGGGGAGATGATGGCTTGAAGAGGATAGCGGTGCTTACCAGCGGCGGAGACTCGCCGGGGATGAACGCCGCCATAAGGGCGGTTACCAGGACGGCCATATACAAGGGCCTTGACGTCATAGGTTTCAGACGGGGCTATGAGGGCCTTTTGGACGGGGACGGCATACCCCTTACCAAGAGCTCCGTGGGGGGCATAATCCTAAGGGGCGGCACCATACTGAGGACCGCCCGGAGCGAGCGGTTCCGCCGGCCTGAGGGGGTTAACGAGGCCTACGCCAGGCTCAGGGAGTACGACATAGACGCCCTGGTGGTCATAGGCGGCGACGGATCCTTCAAGGGGGCCTGGAGGCTTCATGAGATGGGTTTCCCCGTGGCGGGCATACCGGGCACCATAGACAACGACATAGCGGGCACCGACTACACCATAGGGTTCGACACCGCCTGCAACACCGCCCTTGAGGCGGTTCAGAAGTTGAGGGACACCGCCTCCAGCCACGACCGGCTCTTCATCGTCGAGGTCATGGGCCGTTCCTCCGGGTTCCTGGCCCTTGAGGTGGGGGTGGCCTCCGGCGCGGAGTACGTGCTGGTGCCGGAGGTGCCCTTCAAGATAGAGGACCTCTGCGAGAAGCTGCGGTACGCCCGTCAGAGGGGCAAGACCCACTCCATGATAATCCTGGCGGAAGGGGTTATGTCCGCCGGGGAGCTGGCGGAGCAGCTCAAGGACACCGGGGGCTACGAGGCCCGCATAACCGTACTGGGGCACATCCAGCGGGGGGGCGCCCCTTCATCTTTCGACGCGGTCCTGGCCTCCCGGATGGGTGCCGCGGCGGTGAACTCCCTGCTTGAGGGGCATAAGGGTTTCATGGTGGGATACGTGGACGGCCGGATCGTGACCCCCCCCATGTCCACCTCCTGGGAGGAGAAGAAGCCCCTGAACCGGGAGATGATGGAGCTGGTGGACTGCCTTAGCATATGA
- a CDS encoding sodium-dependent transporter, which translates to MSTNDREQWGSRLGFIMAAAGSAVGLGNIWRFPYVTGMNGGGAFVLIYLLIVFTIGASVMLAEMAIGRGAGLNAVGSFKKLRGGAWPLVGWMGVIAGFIILSFYGVVAGWTIAYMIKSFGGLMEIAAQGKAGDAFGAFISNPTQVILYQAVFMLGTIWIVFRGIGEGIEKYCKVMMPALFLLLLVLIVRAVTLDGAMKGLEFYLKPDFSKVTGKTILDALGQGFFSLSLGMGCMITYGSYLSKDEALPSAAFTVTFLDTMVAFLAGFAIFPAVFAFNMEPAAGPGLTFITLPSVFSKMPMGAFFSFVFFLLLFFAAITSSVSLLEVCVAYFKDELGWDRAKASWILGLVIFLLGVPSALSLGGHFPKVLGKDFLDLMDYLSSNVLLPLGGIFISIFAGWIWLDGAREEATSNGKVRFAFETAWVWICRVVAPVAVAIIFIKGVKG; encoded by the coding sequence TTGTCCACCAACGATCGTGAGCAGTGGGGTAGCCGTCTTGGTTTCATCATGGCGGCGGCGGGTTCCGCGGTTGGTCTTGGCAACATCTGGAGGTTTCCGTACGTAACCGGAATGAACGGCGGCGGCGCCTTCGTTCTGATATACCTTCTCATAGTGTTCACCATAGGCGCCTCCGTCATGTTGGCGGAGATGGCCATAGGCCGGGGCGCGGGCCTTAACGCGGTGGGCTCCTTCAAGAAGCTTCGCGGCGGGGCTTGGCCCTTGGTGGGGTGGATGGGTGTCATAGCGGGCTTCATAATCCTCTCCTTCTACGGGGTGGTGGCGGGCTGGACCATAGCCTACATGATCAAGTCCTTCGGGGGCCTCATGGAGATAGCCGCCCAGGGCAAGGCGGGGGATGCCTTCGGGGCCTTCATCTCCAACCCAACCCAGGTAATCCTCTACCAGGCGGTGTTCATGCTCGGCACCATTTGGATCGTCTTCAGGGGCATAGGGGAGGGAATTGAGAAGTACTGCAAGGTCATGATGCCCGCCCTGTTCCTGCTGCTGCTGGTCCTCATCGTCCGGGCGGTCACCCTTGACGGGGCCATGAAGGGCCTTGAGTTCTACCTCAAGCCGGACTTTAGCAAGGTGACCGGCAAGACCATCCTTGACGCCCTGGGCCAGGGCTTCTTCTCCCTGTCGCTGGGCATGGGCTGCATGATCACCTACGGAAGCTACCTCAGCAAGGACGAGGCCCTTCCCTCCGCGGCCTTCACCGTCACCTTCCTTGACACCATGGTGGCGTTCCTGGCGGGCTTCGCCATATTCCCCGCGGTGTTCGCCTTCAACATGGAGCCCGCCGCGGGGCCTGGGCTCACCTTCATAACCCTGCCGTCGGTGTTCTCCAAGATGCCCATGGGGGCCTTCTTCTCCTTCGTGTTCTTCCTGCTCCTCTTCTTCGCCGCCATAACTTCCTCGGTGTCGCTCCTGGAGGTCTGCGTGGCCTACTTCAAGGACGAGCTGGGCTGGGACAGGGCCAAGGCCTCCTGGATACTGGGGCTCGTCATATTCCTCCTGGGCGTGCCCTCCGCCCTCTCCCTCGGCGGCCACTTCCCCAAGGTGCTTGGCAAGGACTTCCTGGACCTCATGGACTACCTGTCCAGCAACGTGCTCCTTCCCTTGGGCGGCATCTTCATATCCATCTTCGCCGGCTGGATATGGCTGGACGGCGCCAGGGAGGAGGCCACCAGCAACGGCAAGGTGCGGTTCGCCTTTGAGACTGCCTGGGTCTGGATCTGCCGGGTGGTCGCCCCCGTGGCGGTGGCCATAATCTTCATCAAGGGCGTCAAGGGCTAG
- a CDS encoding DUF4392 domain-containing protein, with product MASIGEIIASDRAGRGAPRLFHPAWLQGAAKALGKAQRVAVVTGFLIPEAMVPETDGPPGAVWIARVLLSHGRSVSILTDQDCLNGLSAAAQAAGVPNTVVRPFDPRVEVSSFDLLLYVERMGRSADGTYRNMRGLDVTPWVAPWDRLALEALDSSEGPWVAAVGDGGNEAGMGSFREILSSMLPHFAPCLSVVGSHFPVAVDVSNWGAYALAGEAFGGDVIPSPEEEMRMLEAMLDAGAVDGATLRRERSVDGFGEEELRRVLEELKRFFDRR from the coding sequence ATGGCTTCCATAGGGGAAATAATAGCCTCCGACAGGGCGGGAAGGGGGGCTCCTCGGCTCTTCCATCCCGCCTGGCTTCAAGGCGCCGCCAAGGCCTTGGGGAAGGCCCAGAGGGTGGCGGTGGTAACCGGCTTCTTGATACCCGAGGCCATGGTGCCCGAGACCGACGGGCCCCCCGGCGCTGTGTGGATCGCAAGGGTCCTTCTAAGCCATGGCCGGTCCGTGAGCATCCTCACCGACCAGGACTGTCTTAATGGGCTTTCCGCGGCGGCTCAGGCCGCTGGGGTGCCTAATACGGTGGTGCGGCCCTTCGACCCCCGGGTTGAGGTTTCTTCCTTCGACCTCCTGCTGTACGTGGAGAGGATGGGCCGCTCCGCCGACGGCACCTACCGGAACATGAGGGGCTTAGACGTCACCCCTTGGGTGGCTCCTTGGGACCGGTTGGCCCTTGAGGCCCTCGACTCGTCGGAGGGGCCTTGGGTGGCGGCGGTGGGGGACGGGGGCAACGAGGCTGGGATGGGCAGCTTCAGGGAAATCCTGTCCTCCATGCTCCCTCATTTCGCCCCCTGTCTTTCGGTGGTGGGCTCCCACTTCCCGGTGGCGGTGGACGTTTCCAACTGGGGCGCTTACGCCCTGGCGGGTGAGGCCTTCGGCGGCGATGTAATCCCCTCTCCGGAGGAGGAGATGCGGATGCTGGAGGCCATGTTGGACGCCGGCGCCGTGGACGGGGCCACCCTAAGGCGGGAGCGCTCCGTGGACGGCTTCGGTGAGGAGGAGCTGCGGCGGGTTCTGGAGGAGCTTAAGAGGTTTTTTGACCGCCGTTGA